Genomic segment of Gloeocapsa sp. PCC 7428:
CTCCTTACCGCAGCCAGCGATTGGAAATAGTTATTTAGAGTTTATTTTGCCAGGAATGGTGGCATTGTCGTCAATGACGATTAGTTTTGGAGGTACGACGTTTTCCATTTGTGGCGATCGCTTGTTTACCAAAACGTTTGAAGAAATGCTGCTTGTTCCGGTTCATCCGCTGGCGTTGCATATCGGTAAAATGCTGGCAGGTATTGTGCGTGGATTGATGACGTCCGGTTCGGTGATTTTTATCGCTATTCTATTTACTGGGAAAATTTGGAGTTTCCTTAACCCGTTATTTCTGCTGTTGCTTGTACTTAATTGTGCCGTCTTTGCAGGGTTGGGAGTTCTTGTTGGATTAAATGTGCGATCGCTTGAAAGTGTTGGACTATATAACAATTTTTTAATTATTCCGATGTCTTTTTTAGGCGCAACCTTTTTTGATCCTGCTAGCTTACCCGCCGCCTTAAAAGTGATTGTTTATCTTTTACCGCTTACCTATACCAGCACAGGATTACGCGCTGCTGCTTACTTACCGCTGTCGCAGTTTCCGTGGTATAGCATCCCAATTTTACTAGGGTGTGCGATCGCATTGTCGATGCTAGGAGCATATCAGTTTGCGCATCAACAAGATTGATTGTGATGGGTAAGGCATACCTTACCCCTCTAATAGCTAAGAAAATTGTTGATAAATATTAGAAAAAACGAAATTTGTGATAAGGAGTTAGGTAGGTGTGAGGATGTAATGAAGTATGAAAAAAATTGTGGCAGCCGCATTGTTTGTCTTTGCGATGTTGCCTTTCAAGGTATCTGCTCAAACTTATTCAGAATTCTACATCTTCGGCGATAGCTTAGTCGATGATGGCAACTTATTTCAACTCACAGGTGGACTCATTCCACCAAGTCCGCCATACTTTAATGGGCGATTTTCTAATGGTCTTGTTTTTGTCGAAATTTTAGGAACTGAGTTAGGAATCCCAACTGAGGCAACAAATAACTATGCTTTTGGTGGAACAACCTCAGGAAACATCAATTCACTCAATTTTTTAGTAGGTGCGCAACTACCATCGTTACCCGCGCAGCTAAATCTCTTTCTCACTACTACCGGAACTACCAGCGCTGATGCATTGTATGTCTTATGGGCAGGGGCGAATGATTATATCATTTTGCCACCAGAACTACGGACAACTGATACCCAAGCGGTAGTCAACAATCTGTCTAATGCACTTACAACACTCATCGATGCTGGGGCGCGTAACTTAATTGTGCCTAACTTACCTGATTTGGGTAATACTCCCCAAGAACGTGTTTTACCAACTGCAACTGCACTAACTGCGTTAACAAATAGCCATAACGCTAATTTAAGAACTGCGTTGCAAGGATTAGCGGCAAATCGTGACATTAATATTATTCCACTCGATGTCAATGCGCTATTGGGTGAGGTAACGGCTGATCCGGCAACTTATGGCTTGACAAATGTTACTGATTCATGCTTGGGCAACCCAAACTGCACTAACCCCGATCAATTCTTATTCTGGGATGGAATTCATCCTTCAGCGCAAAGTCATCGCATTATTAGTGAATACGCGGCAGCTGTCATTACTGCACCGCAAGCAATTATTCCCCAAACTGATATTGCTTTGAATATTGCCAAAAGGCACGTACAGCATATCGATGCACGCTTATCAGCGCTGCGTGGAGTTCAAACTTCTACCGACAGGCGTTTGGGTGTATTCCTGAATGGCAATGTCAACTTCGGCGATCGCAATACGACAAGTAACGAACCTGGCTACGACTTTATTAACACTCATATCACGGCAGGTGTAGACTACCGCGTTACAAACAATCTGGCGCTTGGTGTTGCGTTAGGTTATGTCGATAATGACACTGATTTAAGTAACAACTTGGGCGACATCAATGTTGATGGCTATGCTGTTTCAGTTTATAGCAACTTTGTCCAAAATAACTTTTATACCGACGCGGTTCTCAGCTACGGCAATAATAACTTTGATATCGCGCGCCGAACGAATTTTTATAACCGTACTGCTACGGCGGATACAAATGGCAATCAATTTTCAGCAGATCTCAATAGCGGTTATGTGATTCGCTCAGGAAATGTTGCCTATGGACCGACACTTGGTTTGAGATACGATCGCATTAATATTGACAGCTACACTGAAAACAATGCTGGTAGCTTGAATCTGCGGATTAATGACCAAGATGCTGAATCGTTTGTGCTAAGTGTTGGCGCGCAAGCATCTGTTGCTTTTAATACTGATGTTGGTACGGTTATTCCGCATCTCCGTGCCAGTTACGAACGCGAATTAGCTGATAATAATCGAGAAATTGTAACGGAACTTGTTACCCAGCCAGGAATTCCGCTGCGCACCCGTGTAAGCGATCGCGATCGCGATTATGTCAAATTAGGCATTGGCGCACAGATAGTTTTTTCGGAAAATGCCTTAGGTTTGATTGATTACGAAACCGCGATCGGACGCGATAATTTTAACGAGCAAGTTGTTAAAGGAGAAATTCGCTACCAATTTTGATGTAGTTAATAGATGATATCATCTCCGGTTAAATAACCAGAACAATAGTTGACAGTGAACAGTGAAGAGAGTGTGGGAAGACTTTGTCAACTGTCAACTATCAACGGCGAGTCATTAAACTATGCGCGAGCGGGGAGTGTCGAACCAGGTTCTAAGCATCTCTTCAATTGCTATAATTGGTGATAGGAGCAAATCCTATCACCAATTAACCATTACCCATTACCAATTAATACTTTCTTTCTTGTGGTTCAAACATCGTAATTGTTACAGGACGATATTGTAGGTCAATTCCCGCAGGTGAATAGTAAGCCATCGTGTGTTTGAGAAAGTCAGTATCATTGCGATCAAAGTAATCTTCACGGTAATGCGCGCCACGACTTTCTTGGCGATTCAATGCTGAGGCGAGAATGACTTGTCCGACAACAAATAAACTTTGAAGTTCTAATGCTTCAATAATTTCTGTATTCCAACACGTACTTTTATCGTCTAAATAAATATCTGGATATTGCTGTTGCAATTGTTGGATTTGTTGTAAACCTTCTTGCATAATTTCTGCGGTACGAAAGACGCCACAATGCTGCGTCATGCAGTCTTGAAACGCGGTACGAACTTGGTTGATGCGGTACTTTCCTGGTTGTTCGAGTAAGGCTTGTAGGCGACGCTGGGCTTCTGTGATGTAACGTTGCTCGTCGATTATGGGTAACTTGCGATTTTGCACATACTGCGCGATCGCCGCCCCTGTTCTCCGCCCGTAAACGACACATTCAAGTAGTGAATTGCTTCCTAGACGATTTGCGCCATGCACCGAAACACACGCACACTCACCCGCCGCGAAGAAACCCTCAACTAAATTGTCACCACTACTGCGGACTTGTCCATTGGTATTCACCGGAATTCCCCCCATCGAATAATGCACCGTAGGGCGTATCGGAATCGGTTGATGTACTGCGTCAATTCCAACTAAGCGGTGGGCTTCTTCCCAACAAAAGGGAACGCGACTCATAATTTTTTCTTGTCCCATATGACGCAAATCGAGATAGACAAATGGTCCTCCTGCACTACCATCAGGATGAATACCACGACTTGCACGAATTTCAAGCGCGATCGCGCGCGATGTGATATCGCGTGGTGCTAATTCCATCCGACTCGGTGCATAATTCGCCATAAAGCGATCGCCTTCGCTATTAATTAAATACGCACCTTCACCGCGCACAGCTTCCGAAATCAAAACGCCGACTGGATACAAACCGGTGGGGTGAAATTGCACAAACTCCATATCTTCCAACGGCAACCCGACCATTGCGGTCATTGCCAAACCATCACCTGTGGAAGCATAATCATTCGAGGTGGTATTATAAACGCGACCATAACCACCGGTTGCAAACATCACTGCTTTAGCGCGAACGATTTCTAAATGTCCATCGCGAATGTTGTACGTCACAATTCCTTTGGCTTGACCATCTTCTAAAATCAAGCGCAGGACGTACCACTCATCGTAAATTTGGACGCCATATCGCCGTAAATTATTGACAAGTTCGTGTAAAATTGCGTGACCAGTTTTATCGGCTGCGTAGCAAGTGCGGTTATGCGAGTGTCCCCCAAACGCACGTTGCGCAATCCGCCCATCGGGTAAACGGGAGAATAACACCCCCATGTGTTCCAGATCGATCACTACATCTGGTGCTTCTCGCGCTAGCAATTCCACCGCATCTTGATCGGCGAGGTAGTCAGAACCTTTAACCGTATCAAATGCATGGGCTTCCCAAGTATCACTAGCATCGACATTTTTGAGCGTTGCAGCGATTCCCCCTTGCGCGGCGACTGAGTGCGATCGAATTGGGTGCGTCTTGGCAACAACCGCAATATCTAGTTTTGGATCAGTGCGGGCAATTTCTACTGCGGCGCGACATCCGGCTAATCCGCCACCAACTATAACAACATCGTGTTCGAGCATGATTTAGTATAAAATTTTTGCTTTTAATTTAGCTTATAAATCTATTGTGGTCTGAAATCTGTAAAGCCTAGCGAATGAATTCGCGGCTTAAAAACAAAGTCCACCTGCGTGGACTAAAGAAGATCAAGGCTGTAAAAATCTGTGAAGACAGGTTTTGTTTGTGTAGCGGCGGTTGAAACCGCGTCTTTTCTTAGTTTCAAAACAGCACGCAACCTTAACAACCAAAACATCAAAGAAGTTCCCCTGACCCCTGACCTCTGACCTCTGACCCCTCTTAAAAAGGGTTAATATTATAGACTAACCGATTAATACTCATCCACCTTGCGTTCATGGCAGAAACACTCTTTTTTAACGCGCTGCGTGCCGCCATTGATGAAGAAATGGCACGCGATGCCACCGTATTTGTTCTCGGTGAAGACGTCGGACACTACGGCGGTTCGTACAAAGTTACCAAAGACCTTTATAAGAAGTACGGTGAACTGCGGCTACTCGACACACCAATCGCCGAAAATAGCTTTACCGGACTCGCTGTAGGTGCGGCAATGACGGGGTTGCGCCCGATTGTTGAAGGCATGAACATGGGGTTTTTACTGCTTGCCTTTAACCAAATTGCGAATAATGCTGGAATGCTACGCTACACCTCA
This window contains:
- a CDS encoding autotransporter domain-containing protein, which produces MKKIVAAALFVFAMLPFKVSAQTYSEFYIFGDSLVDDGNLFQLTGGLIPPSPPYFNGRFSNGLVFVEILGTELGIPTEATNNYAFGGTTSGNINSLNFLVGAQLPSLPAQLNLFLTTTGTTSADALYVLWAGANDYIILPPELRTTDTQAVVNNLSNALTTLIDAGARNLIVPNLPDLGNTPQERVLPTATALTALTNSHNANLRTALQGLAANRDINIIPLDVNALLGEVTADPATYGLTNVTDSCLGNPNCTNPDQFLFWDGIHPSAQSHRIISEYAAAVITAPQAIIPQTDIALNIAKRHVQHIDARLSALRGVQTSTDRRLGVFLNGNVNFGDRNTTSNEPGYDFINTHITAGVDYRVTNNLALGVALGYVDNDTDLSNNLGDINVDGYAVSVYSNFVQNNFYTDAVLSYGNNNFDIARRTNFYNRTATADTNGNQFSADLNSGYVIRSGNVAYGPTLGLRYDRINIDSYTENNAGSLNLRINDQDAESFVLSVGAQASVAFNTDVGTVIPHLRASYERELADNNREIVTELVTQPGIPLRTRVSDRDRDYVKLGIGAQIVFSENALGLIDYETAIGRDNFNEQVVKGEIRYQF
- a CDS encoding ABC transporter permease — protein: MADSLTVFWGDWLKLRVRIAQIAASGLVSPLIYILAFGLGLGSSLPQPAIGNSYLEFILPGMVALSSMTISFGGTTFSICGDRLFTKTFEEMLLVPVHPLALHIGKMLAGIVRGLMTSGSVIFIAILFTGKIWSFLNPLFLLLLVLNCAVFAGLGVLVGLNVRSLESVGLYNNFLIIPMSFLGATFFDPASLPAALKVIVYLLPLTYTSTGLRAAAYLPLSQFPWYSIPILLGCAIALSMLGAYQFAHQQD
- a CDS encoding succinate dehydrogenase/fumarate reductase flavoprotein subunit, translating into MLEHDVVIVGGGLAGCRAAVEIARTDPKLDIAVVAKTHPIRSHSVAAQGGIAATLKNVDASDTWEAHAFDTVKGSDYLADQDAVELLAREAPDVVIDLEHMGVLFSRLPDGRIAQRAFGGHSHNRTCYAADKTGHAILHELVNNLRRYGVQIYDEWYVLRLILEDGQAKGIVTYNIRDGHLEIVRAKAVMFATGGYGRVYNTTSNDYASTGDGLAMTAMVGLPLEDMEFVQFHPTGLYPVGVLISEAVRGEGAYLINSEGDRFMANYAPSRMELAPRDITSRAIALEIRASRGIHPDGSAGGPFVYLDLRHMGQEKIMSRVPFCWEEAHRLVGIDAVHQPIPIRPTVHYSMGGIPVNTNGQVRSSGDNLVEGFFAAGECACVSVHGANRLGSNSLLECVVYGRRTGAAIAQYVQNRKLPIIDEQRYITEAQRRLQALLEQPGKYRINQVRTAFQDCMTQHCGVFRTAEIMQEGLQQIQQLQQQYPDIYLDDKSTCWNTEIIEALELQSLFVVGQVILASALNRQESRGAHYREDYFDRNDTDFLKHTMAYYSPAGIDLQYRPVTITMFEPQERKY